The following are from one region of the Salvelinus sp. IW2-2015 unplaced genomic scaffold, ASM291031v2 Un_scaffold2171, whole genome shotgun sequence genome:
- the LOC112073167 gene encoding extracellular calcium-sensing receptor-like: MAAPSALPMLQREGDVMLGGLFSLHDMVLQPDLSFTSKPASTRCTGFNFRTFRWMQTMMFAIEEINREDHLLPNFTLGYKIYDSCSTPYHALRASVELMGGEGEGEVEGGFCHGQVPVVIGDGGSTLSLVVARFLGVFRVPQVSYFSSCACLSNKAEFPAFLRTMPSDFFQVDALVQLVQHFSWKWVGVVAGDDAYGRGGAQIFSEKVQKLGACMALHEIIPKNHAEGAMASIVARIRSSGTGVVLVFALEQDAGALFDEALRQGLTGVQWLASEAWSTASVLSTPPRFLPILQGSMGFAIRRAVHIPGLQEFLLRLHPSSPDASKDPFLRPFWEEVFRCSLQGDGGGDSQGGKPLCSGSEDLGSVRNIYSDVSQLRISYNVYKAVYAIAHALHAMRSCETGRGPFPLHACPNTDSVQPWQLLHYLKQVEFSNSFGDETKFDVNGDPVAVYDLVNWQLGAEGQVEFVTVGTFDETTSLGRKKLYIQKXDIIWNGNQTTVPLSVCSSSCHPGTRRAIRPHFPICCFDCVVCTAGEISNQTDAIECVRCLPEFWSNEECTACIPKQVDFLSYGDTMGIALLSVALLGSFCTATVVLIFACHRTTPIVRANNSELSFLLLFSLTLCFLCSLTFIGRPSEWSCMLRHTAFGITFVLCISCVLGKTIVVLMAFSATLPASNVMKWFGPLQQRAFISLCTLVQVVICAVWLAVSPPSPRRLMTRESACVILLCDEGSALGFCLVLGYIGLLASLCLLLAFLARKLPDNFNEAKLITFSMLIFCAVWISFIPAYVSSPGKYSTATEVFAILGSSFGLLTCLFLPKCYIILLKPDKNNRKHLMAKSAPDKTX, translated from the exons ATGGCGGCTCCCTCTGCCCTGCCTATGCTACAGAGGGAGGGGGATGTGATGCTAGGGGGCCTCTTCTCCCTCCATGACATGGTGCTGCAGCCTGACCTCTCCTTCACCTCCAAACCAGCCAGCACACGCTGCACCGG GTTTAACTTCCGGACATTCCGCTGGATGCAGACCATGATGTTCGCCATCGAGGAGATCAACAGAGAAGATCATCTGCTCCCCAACTTCACTCTGGGATATAAGATATATGATTCGTGCAGTACTCCTTACCACGCCTTGAGGGCTTCTGTGGAACTGATggggggagaaggggaaggagaggtggaggggggattCTGTCATGGCCAGGTTCCGGTGGTCATCGGGGATGGAGGCTCCACTCTGTCTCTGGTGGTTGCTCGCTTCCTGGGAGTCTTCAGAGTACCTCAG gtcAGTTATTTCTCTAGCTGTGCATGTCTCAGTAACAAGGCAGAGTTCCCAGCCTTCCTCAGGACCATGCCCAGTGACTTCTTCCAG GTCGATGCTCTGGTGCAGCTCGTCCAGCACTTCAGCTGGAAATGGGTGGGTGTGGTTGCCGGGGACGATGCATATGGTCGTGGGGGAGCACAAATATTTTCTGAGAAG GTGCAGAAGCTCGGTGCCTGCATGGCCCTCCATGAAATCATCCCCAAAAACCACGCGGAGGGGGCCATGGCCTCCATCGTTGCCCGTATTCGGTCCTCCGGGACTGGGGTGGTTCTGGTGTTTGCCCTGGAGCAGGATGCTGGAGCTTTGTTTGACGAGGCCTTGCGGCAGGGTCTGACAGGGGTGCAGTGGCTGGCCAGCGAAGCCTGGAGTACAGCCTCAGTTCTCTCCACCCCACCCCGCTTCCTCCCCATCCTCCAGGGCTCCATGGGCTTTGCCATCCGCCGAGCTGTGCACATCCCTGGACTACAGGAGTTCCTGCTGCGTCTCCACCCCTCCAGCCCAGACGCCTCCAAGGACCCGTTCCTACGCCCTTTCTGGGAGGAGGTGTTTAGGTGTAGCCTGCAGGGTGATGGGGGTGGAGATAGTCAGGGGGGTAAACCTCTGTGCTCTGGGTCTGAGGACCTGGGCAGTGTCCGGAACATCTACTCTGACGTGTCTCAGTTGAGGATATCCTATAATGTGTACAAGGCTGTGTACGCCATCGCCCACGCACTGCATGCTATGAGGAGCTGTGAGACAGGAAGAGGACCTTTTCCTCTGCATGCCTGCCCAAATACTGACAGCGTACAGCCATGGCAG CTCCTGCACTACCTGAAGCAGGTGGAGTTCTCTAACTCTTTTGGTGATGAGACTAAGTTTGATGTGAACGGGGACCCAGTGGCTGTGTATGACCTGGTGAACTGGCAGTTAGGGGCAGAGGGCCAGGTAGAGTTTGTCACAGTGGGGACGTTTGACGAGACTACCAGCCTGGGCAGGAAGAAACTATACATCCAGAAAARGGACATCATCTGGAATGGAAACCAGACGACA GTCCCTCTGTCAGTATGCAGTAGCAGCTGTCATCCAGGCACTCGGAGGGCCATCAGGCCTCACTTCCCTATCTGCTGCTTTGACTGTGTGGTCTGTACAGCAGGGGAGATTAGCAATCAGACAG ATGCTATAGAGTGTGTTCGCTGCCTACCTGAGTTCTGGTCCAATGAGGAGTGTACAGCCTGCATCCCCAAGCAGGTTGACTTCCTGTCCTACGGTGACACAATGGGTATCGCTCTGCTCTCTGTGGCCCTCCTGGGGTCCTTCTGCACTGCCACAGTCGTCCTCATATTCGCCTGTCACCGCACCACCCCCATTGTCAGGGCCAACAACTCTGAGCTGAGCTTCCTGCTGCTCTTCTCCTTGACTCTGTGTTTTCTGTGTTCTCTTACTTTCATTGGCCGGCCCTCTGAGTGGTCCTGTATGCTGCGTCACACAGCGTTTGGGATCACCTTCGTCCTCTGCATCTCTTGTGTTCTGGGGAAAACAATAGTGGTGTTGATGGCCTTCAGYGCTACACTTCCAGCCAGTAATGTCATGAAATGGTTTGGTCCTCTACAGCAGAGAGCCTTCATCTCACTCTGTACTCTGGTCCAG GTGGTGATCTGTGCTGTGTGGCTGGCTGTTTCCCCTCCCAGCCCACGCAGACTGATGACACGTGAGAGTGCCTGTGTCATCCTCCTATGTGATGAGGGCTCAGCCCTGGGCTTCTGCCTTGTGCTMGGCTACATCGGCCTGCtggcctccctctgtctcctcttagCCTtcctggccaggaaactcccagacaaCTTCAACGAGGCCAAGCTCATCACCTTCAGCATGCTGATCTTCTGTGCCGTGTGGATCTCCTTCATCCCTGCCTACGTCAGCTCTCCTGGGAAGTACTCCACGGCCACGGAGGTGTTCGCCATCCTGGGCTCCAGTTTCGGCCTGCTGACCTGCCTCTTCCTGCCCAAATGTTACATCATTCTGCTGAAGCCTGATAAGAACAACAGGAAACACCTCATGGCCAAGTCTGCACCTGACAAGACAWTCTAG